CACCGGATCGAGCTGTGGCGTGACGCACTGCGCCTGGCGCGCGACCACCCGGCCCTCGGGGTGGGCCCCGGCCGTTTCGGCGAGCTGAGCACGGCGGCGACCGGCATCGCGGCCCCTGACGGCCGCCCGCACTCGGCGCCGCTGCAACTCGCCGCCGAGCAGGGAGTCGTCGGTGTGGTGCTGCTCGCGGCGGGGTTCTGCTGGGTGCTGTACGCCCTGTGGCGTTCGCCGCGCCCCACCCCGGTGGTGCTCACGGCGGCCGCCGCGCTGACCGTCCTCGCGGTGGTCGCCACTGTCGGCAACGCGCTCAGCTTCTCCGCCGTGGCGGTCGGCGCGGGTCTCCTAGCGGGTCTCGCGACGGCGCGGCCGCCGGCCGAGGAGCCGACGTGCGAGAGGCAGGACGTACCGGTGTGGGACGACCGGCTGACGCCGTGAGCGGGTGGGCTCAGCGCACCGTGCCGGGGGTGGCCGGCCGCAGCCGGTCCCTGATCACCAGGACGGCGGCCTCGGCGTCGTCCACGGTGATGGTGAAGCTGTGGCCGTCCCACAGCCGCAGCACCACGCCCTCGCCGCGCCGCACCACGACGGCGGTGCCCTTCTCGGGCCGCCAGCGGTAGCCCCAGCCGCCCCACTGGCGCGGGGTGACGTACGGGGCGAAGTCGGCGCCGGCCACCTGGGTGAGCGGAATGCGGCGGCGCGGCAGCCCGATGTGGCCGCAGCGCACCTCCACGGAGTCCTGGTCGAGCCGCAGGTCGACGTGGACGAAGGCGAGGGTGCCGAAGAGGATCAGCAGCCCGGCGGCGATGCAGCCGACGACGGCCATGGCGAGCGGGGCGACCCCCGAGGTCCACGCGGAGTCGACGGCCAGCTCGATGCCGAGCGCGAGGAAGGCCGCGCCGCCGACCGCGAGCAGCCACTGGACGCGGTTGGTCGCGCGTCCCGTCCAGACGTCGGGATGCGGGGTGATGTCGCCGTCGAGGTGGTCCCTCATGGCTACGAGATTACCCACGTTTCGGCGCGCGGGTCCCGGGTCGGGGAGAGTGGTTCCGCCGACCGGGGGTGCCCGGAGCCACTCGCTCCGCTTCCGTCCCCGTGGTCAGCGCGCGGGCGTGACCGCCTGGAGGAACCGGCCTTCGGCGTACGCGAGGGCGGGATCGGGGAGGCTGCCCTCATGGCCGCTGAGCAGCACCGTCAGGGTGCCGCTCGTCTGCACGCCGGTGACCGGCTGCGCGCCGAGCCTGCGCAGCGCCTGGGCGGCGACGGCGCCCGCGGAGCCGTGCAGCACGAGCGGCGGGCGGCCGGGGCGCTGGACGGCGTTGCGGATGCGTTCGGCGACGAGTTCGTAGTGGGTGCAGCCGAGGACGACGGTCGTCACGTCGTCCGGGGTGAGCGCCGCGGCGGCGGTGACCGCGGCGTCGACGGCGGCGGCGTCCGCGTGCTCCACGGCCTCGGCGAGACCGTGGCAGGGCACCTCGGTGACCCGGACCCCGCCGGCGAAGTCGGCGATCAGGTCGCGCTGGTAGGGGCTGCCGGTGGTGGCCGGGGTCGCCCAGATCGCGAGCGGCCCGCCGCCCGCCGCGGCCGGCTTGATCGCCGGGACCGTGCCGATGACCGGCAGGGCGGGTTCGAGGCGGGCCCGCAGGGTGGGCAGCGCGTGGACGGTGGCGGTGTTGCAGCCGACGATCAGGGCGTCGGGCCGGTGCGCGGCGGCGGCCTGCGCGACGGCGAGGGCCCGCCGGGTGAGGTCCTGCGGTGTCCGCGGGCCCCAGGGCATGCCCTCCGGATCGAGGGAGAGCACGAGATCTGCGTCGGGCCGCAGACGCCGTACCGCGGCGGTGGCCGCCAGTAGACCGATTCCGGAGTCCATGAGCGCGATCTTCACCCGGCCACGATAGACGATGAGCCGGTGACGGCCCGTCCGATGGGGCAGACTTCGCGAGGTGAGCGCCATCGTGTGGATCGCCGCCGTGTCCCTCGTCGCCTGGCTGTGGCTGCTGCTGTGCCAGGGCTTCTTCTGGCGCACGGACGTCAGGCTGCCGCCCCGCGAGGATCCGGGGCGGTGGCCGTCGGTGTGCGTGGTGGTGCCCGCGCGCGACGAGGCGGCCGTGCTGCCCGCGAGCCTGCCGTCGCTGCTCGCGCAGGACTATCCGGGCCCGGCCGAGGTCTTCCTCGTCGACGACGGCAGCACCGACGGCACCGGGGAAGTGGCCCGCGCGCTGGCCGCGGAGCACGGCGGGCTGCCCCTGACAATCACCTCCCCCGGCGAACCGCCCGCGGGCTGGACGGGGAAGCTGTGGGCGGTGCGGCACGGCATCGCGCTCACCCGCGCGCGTGAGCCGGAGTTCCTGCTGCTGACGGACGCGGACATCGCGCACGCCCCCGACAGCCTGCGGACGCTGGTCGCGGCGGCCGGCTCGGACGGCTCAGGCCGGTTCGACCTGGTCTCGCAGATGGCGCGGCTGCGGGTGGAGAGCGGCTGGGAGCGGCTGGTGGTGCCGGCCTTCGTCTACTTCTTCGCCCAGCTCTATCCGTTCCGCCGGATCGGCCGGGCGGGGTCACGGACGGCAGCGGCGGCGGGCGGCTGTGTGCTGCTGCGCGCGGACGTCGCCGAGCGGGCGCGGATCCCGGACGCGATCCGGCACGCCGTCATCGACGACGTGGCGCTCGCGCGGGCGGTCAAGGGCGCCGGCGGTCGTGTCTGGCTGGGGCTGGCCGAGCGGGTGGACAGCGTGCGGCCCTATCCCCGGCTGGACGACCTGTGGCGGATGGTGTCGCGCAGCGCCTACGCCCAACTGCGGCACTCCCCCGCGCTGTTGGCCGGGACGGTGGCCGGTCTCGCGCTGGTCTACCTGGTGCCGCCGGTGGCGCTCGCGGTGGGCCTGGCGGCCGGGAACGCGGCCGTGGCGGTGCCCGGCGGGCTCGCCTGGCTGGTGATGACGGGCACCTATCTGCCGATGCTGCGGTACTACGGACTGCCGTCCCGGCTCGCCCCGCTGCTGCCGTTCACCGCGTTCCTCTACCTGCTGATGACGGTGGACTCGGCGGTGCGGCACTACCGGGGGCGCGGCGCGGCCTGGAAGGGCCGCACCTACGCGCGCCCCGCGCCGGTCACGGACGAGCCGTCGCCCTGACCGGCGCGGGAGGTCACTTGCGGCCGGGTGTCCAGTTCATGCCCCAGCCGTAGACGTGGTCTATGGTCCGCTGCGGGCTGACCCCGCGTTCGGGCACCAGGTAGCGGGCCTCGCGCTGGACCATCAGGTCGTCGCCCGTGTTGGTGAGCAGGGCGAGGGCGCAGACGGTGGACGGGACGGTGCACTCGTCGAGCGAGAAGTCGATCGGCGCCCCGAACTGCGGTTGCAGGGTGACCGTGGCGTGCAGGTCGGCGAAGGAGCGCGCGCCCTCGTAGATGGTGACGAAGACGAGGATGCGCCGGAAGTCGCGGGTGTGGTCGAGGTTGACGGTGAGGTTCTCGCCGCTCTCGACGGCGCCCGTGCGGTCGTCGCCGTCGAGGTGGATGTACGGCGGGCGGTGCAGGGCGCCGAAGGAGTTGCCGAGGGCCTGCACCACGCCCTTCCTGCCGTCGGTGAGTTCGTAGAGGGCGCACAGGTCGAGGTCGAGGTCCGCGTGCCGGGCGACGGCCCGGCCGCGCTTGCTGCCCCACCCCGAGAACTGTTTGCGCGACTGCCAGTTGAGGTTCACGCGCAGCGCGCCCGAGGTGCCGCCCTGCTTGGCGAGCGAGACCGCGGGGGCCGCCTTGGTGAGCGTGACCTTGGTCAGCCGGACCGGCGCGGCGGGCGCGACCGGCGGCGGGGTGACCGGCGGGGGCGGGGCGACGGGCGGAGCGGCCGGGGGTGGCGGGGCAACCGGGTTGTGGGGTGCGGGAGTTGCGGAGGGTGGCGGCGGTGCGGCGGCGGGCGCGCGCTGCGGCTCGTCGACCGTGATGCCGAAGTCGGTGGCGAGGCCCTCGAGTCCCGTGCTGTAGCCCTGGCCGACGGCGCGGAATTTCCAGGCGCCCTGGCGGCGGTAGAACTCACCGAGCAGGAAAGCGGTTTCGACGCTCGCGCCCGCACTGTCGAAACGAGCGATCACACCGCCCTGGGCCGCGTCGGTGACCTCGATGTAGAGGCCGGGGACGCTCCCGAACGTCCCGCCGTCGGCGGAGGCCACGAGGACGATCTTCTCGACGGCGGGCTCCACGCGCGCGAGGTCGACGAGCAGGGTGTCGGTGACGCTGCCGCCGCCGTCCCGCTTGCCCTCGTGGCGGACCGCTCCCGAGGTGTGGGCGGGCTGGTTGTAGAAGACGAAGTCGCCGTCGGAGCGCACCTTTCCGCCAACCAGCAGCAGGGCCGAGGCGTCCGCGTCGGGCACTTCGGGCCCCGACCGCCAGCCCAGCTCGACGCGGAGCGCCGTCGTCGGCACCGGCGTGTTCTGCCCCTTCGCCATGGTCATCTCTTCGCCCCCATCACGTGTCACCGCACCGGGCCGTGTCCCGGCTGCCGTTCGGGTACTTCCACGCACAACCTATTCTCCAGGGCCGCGAAGTCCCACGAGGGGCACGGGAAGACGCCCGTCAACCTCCGGTAACCCGTGCGGAACTTGGGCTTTACACGATCCGAACGCGGGTACCCGCCCCTTTTTGGCAAGTTCGCTCGCATTGGGGATACGCGACTACCCCCGACACGGAAAACAACCCTCTTATCGGTCTCCCCAACCAGCACATCGTGGGCTTAACTTATGTGCCATGACCTCCCCCCGCTCCACTTATGGCGGCGGCTTCTACTCCGCCTCCTTCCCGGACACTCCGATCTACGACCGGCTCGTGGCCGAGCGGGGCACCCCGCAGATCGCGCCGATCCGGGTCCCCGCGGCCTACGACATCCCGAGCAGCCACCTGCCCGCGCTGCCGTCGGCCCTGCCCGCCCTCCCGGCGGGACCGTCCCAGCCCGTCTACGGCTACCCCCAGACGGCCCAGCCCGCCCCGCTCCAGCAGGCCCCGGCGGCCTACATCCCGCCGCAGGCCGTGCCGCGCGGATACCCCGGCCAGCAGCAGCCGCAGCCCCAGCGCCCGATGCCCTCCGGTTACGAGGCGATGCGCCCCGCGGCTCCCCGGCCCGCCCCGGCCCAGTACCAGGACCCGTACAGCAACCAGCAGCAGTACCGCGGTTACTGAGTCGCCGCGCGCCGACTGTCAGTGCGGCCTGGCACGATGAGGTCATGGGGAACGCACGGCTGAGGTCGATCCATGTCCATCCGGTCAAGTCGCTCCGGGGCATCGCGCCCCGGCAGGCCGAGGTGGAGCCCTGGGGGCTGGCCGGAGACCGCCGCTGGGTGCTGATCGACGACAGGGGAAGGGTCGTCACACAGCGTCAGTGCCCGCGCCTGGCACAAGCCGCCGCCGAGCCACTGCCCGGCGGCGGCGTCCGGCTGTCCGCGCCCGGCCTGCCGGTTCTCGACGTCGCGCCGCCCCGCTGGGCGCGGACGGTACGGGTGGAGATCTTCCGTGACGAGGTCGCGGGCGTCCCGGCCGAGGACCCCGCCGCGCACGCCTGGGTCAGCCGCTGCCTCGGCGCACAGACCCGCCTGGTGCACATGGACGACCCCGCCGTCCGCAGACCCGTGGACC
The sequence above is a segment of the Streptomyces griseoviridis genome. Coding sequences within it:
- a CDS encoding glutamate racemase, which codes for MKIALMDSGIGLLAATAAVRRLRPDADLVLSLDPEGMPWGPRTPQDLTRRALAVAQAAAAHRPDALIVGCNTATVHALPTLRARLEPALPVIGTVPAIKPAAAGGGPLAIWATPATTGSPYQRDLIADFAGGVRVTEVPCHGLAEAVEHADAAAVDAAVTAAAALTPDDVTTVVLGCTHYELVAERIRNAVQRPGRPPLVLHGSAGAVAAQALRRLGAQPVTGVQTSGTLTVLLSGHEGSLPDPALAYAEGRFLQAVTPAR
- a CDS encoding glycosyltransferase produces the protein MWIAAVSLVAWLWLLLCQGFFWRTDVRLPPREDPGRWPSVCVVVPARDEAAVLPASLPSLLAQDYPGPAEVFLVDDGSTDGTGEVARALAAEHGGLPLTITSPGEPPAGWTGKLWAVRHGIALTRAREPEFLLLTDADIAHAPDSLRTLVAAAGSDGSGRFDLVSQMARLRVESGWERLVVPAFVYFFAQLYPFRRIGRAGSRTAAAAGGCVLLRADVAERARIPDAIRHAVIDDVALARAVKGAGGRVWLGLAERVDSVRPYPRLDDLWRMVSRSAYAQLRHSPALLAGTVAGLALVYLVPPVALAVGLAAGNAAVAVPGGLAWLVMTGTYLPMLRYYGLPSRLAPLLPFTAFLYLLMTVDSAVRHYRGRGAAWKGRTYARPAPVTDEPSP
- a CDS encoding TerD family protein; translated protein: MAKGQNTPVPTTALRVELGWRSGPEVPDADASALLLVGGKVRSDGDFVFYNQPAHTSGAVRHEGKRDGGGSVTDTLLVDLARVEPAVEKIVLVASADGGTFGSVPGLYIEVTDAAQGGVIARFDSAGASVETAFLLGEFYRRQGAWKFRAVGQGYSTGLEGLATDFGITVDEPQRAPAAAPPPPSATPAPHNPVAPPPPAAPPVAPPPPVTPPPVAPAAPVRLTKVTLTKAAPAVSLAKQGGTSGALRVNLNWQSRKQFSGWGSKRGRAVARHADLDLDLCALYELTDGRKGVVQALGNSFGALHRPPYIHLDGDDRTGAVESGENLTVNLDHTRDFRRILVFVTIYEGARSFADLHATVTLQPQFGAPIDFSLDECTVPSTVCALALLTNTGDDLMVQREARYLVPERGVSPQRTIDHVYGWGMNWTPGRK
- a CDS encoding DUF6643 family protein produces the protein MTSPRSTYGGGFYSASFPDTPIYDRLVAERGTPQIAPIRVPAAYDIPSSHLPALPSALPALPAGPSQPVYGYPQTAQPAPLQQAPAAYIPPQAVPRGYPGQQQPQPQRPMPSGYEAMRPAAPRPAPAQYQDPYSNQQQYRGY